CCACCGCATTGCCACTTACGAAACACAATACTTACATTGCTTACATAATGCGATTCGTAGACCTCATCGTCAAGGTCTTCGTCATCGGCATCCTCATCGTCAGTGGCCGTCTCCGTGGTAAGTCGGCTGTTTTTATCATCTCTTGTgaaatttcgttgttgttgctgacttGCGTGTTGCTCATAAATATCGCTGATACGGTAAGTGACGTCCTCATTGCCACGTACGGTGCAACTGCGTGGTCGTGGACGTGGCCGTAACTGCAAAAGTCCATTACAATCATGCACGCCACTACTAACGTTGGCATCACTAGGCTCCGTTGCGGTATGTCGCATATTCCTGTTATTGTGTCGTTGCACCACCGCTTGCACGTGTACGCCCTTTAGCACCTCCTCATTGACGGCCTCTGGCTTCTCGACGCACGTGGCATCCATTTCGTTGCATTCACACGGTGACGACAAATCACCGCTGGAGATACCGCTCGATAAGCTAGCCGTGTCCCATTTGCGTGCGGTCGGACTGCCGTTCTTGTTGGCAAGCTGAGTTTGCGGTTGCTGCTTCGACAGCGGCTGCTGTTGTTGCGACTGATGGCTTTGATGCTGCGGCGGCATGTGTCCGTAGGATGTGTCTATAGTCAGATAACGATATTTGCGCGTACGCCTCGCACGCGGACTCGGCAGTTGGGTAGCCGCGCTACGTTCCACAAAGGTATCCTCTTCGGGTGGCGGCCTATGCAGCAACTGCATGCCACCACGCGGTGTGGGCAACACATTCTCCTCAAAGAAGCGGCGCACATTACGTACAACGTCCGGATTTGGTAACTCCTCCTCGTATAGTTCACGATTGACACGCACCGGCTGATAGAAGAAGTGACGCTTAATACCACCACCACCGGCACCAGCTCGTTCACCAGCCTCGCCAATATCTTTACTTACTTTCTCTTTGGGCTTCGTTATACGTACATTGCTTAGTCCACCATTAGGTAAGGGCTCTTTCGGTTTCTGCTCCAATTTACTGTCATCGCCATTGTCCAGTGCTTGATTTGTGGCCGCCGCATTGCCACTGCATTCATTGGACTTTCGCGCTGGTTTCTTTGTATTCGCCATGTTCGCTGCCGCCGCCGCTATGGCGAGTGGGCGTTCGATTTTCGTGCGTACTGGTTCCACAATCACGACATTATTGTTCGCCAAAAGCTCTTGGAAACTGTACTCCTGCAAATACTGTATCAGCCCATCGAATTGTGCCTCCTTCTTGCTACGTGGCACCATATTGCTGCGCAATAGTTGTTGCGATTTCAGTACTTTATAGCGTATGTGATCGAACTGTGGTTCACCGTTGGCATCGTTAGCCAAAGCGGCCGCATCTTCCGAATCAGGCGGCACTGTACTAACTATGGTGGCCTTCTTGTCACCCTCCAGTTCCACGATCTCGATAGAAGGCATAAAACTGCAGAATTCATCTTGATTGGCGCTAGGCTTAAGCGGCTTAGCTAGTTGATGATGAGAGTAAGTGCCTTGACTCTGTGTTTGTATTGGTGCGTGTGCTTGTGGACCCAAAATGAAATGTCGTGGTTCGGGTTGCGGTTTTTGTGGCTGCTGTGACTGCTGTGCCGCCGCTTCCAACTTCATTTTCGTTTGCTCATTAacattttcttgtttgtttgcatatttcGGCGTCTGGTAGTCTGCAAGCTCACTAGTCCGTTCCTTAGCTTCGTCTTCGCGTACGCCACCTACTTGTTTGTCTAAGATCATGCATTCCGTCGCCTGCTCATCGCCTTCTTTTGCCAATTTCGCCCAGTAATTGCGCACTGCGTCGACCTTTTTAAGATATTCACTCTCTACTTTGCCGTCTTCCTCCGTTCGTTTGGCCTTAGTgaaattattgttgctgttattattgtttcgtACATTTTTGACGTTGCCAAGTATGTCAGCGCGCCGTTTATTGTCGACAACGTGCAAAATTTGTGGTCGTGACATCTTACTGCCTGCGGCCGTTACAGCGCCCTCAGTACTGCGTCGACGGAAGGAATCGTTCGCTGTGAGCACCTTGATGGGACGTGCTTTGTAGATCTGTGTGCTCAGCACACGATGCTCCTTAGATTTTATTGATAATTCGCAGTAATTGTTGCTGTCGTGGCGGCGGTGAATGCTGCCACTGCCGTTGCCGCTATCACTACTGTTGACGTTGCCGTTGCTCGGCGCGTTTGTTGTGTCGCTAGCGTTTTGACTACGCCAAGCGCTCGCTTGaatattgttgctattattgcttTTGACTTTATTATGTTGCTGTTGACAGCAATGATGGTGCTGTGCTATGTGGTGTTGCTGACGTTTCGGCTTCGAAGGCACACGCTTCAGCGATGCTACACGCGTGTGCGTGCTCACGATTGTCGTTTTATCTTTTGTAGATTTTTCCTTTTTCTCCTGTCTTTTTGTCGTTACATCCGTTGCCAGGTTAAGCTTTTGGTATGCTGGCTTATTTGAGGGCGAGAATTCAGCCTGATCTGCGCTATTTAAGCTGTCGTCGTTTTCTATTGCGTCTTCCTCGATTATATTGTCTTGCGCATCCGTCACAATTATGCGGAATTGACTTGTCACCGCGCTTACGTGATAATCATCAGCTTGTTGCGTGTATAATTCTCTATGTTGCGTCTCTATGCGTTGTACTGGCGTGCTGTACTTCGTGCGTTTGACGTCCCCCTCACATAAAGTGTGTTTGCAAGCTTTCTCTTTGATTTCTTTTGCGCGCCTCTCAATTAGTTTGCTGAAGTTTTCAACCTCAACATCGGGCGCGTCCTTTGGTTGCTCCTGATACTCACTCGCACTGGTATCCAGTGAACTGTTGACTGTTATATTGCTATCAGTATCATCTGCTACATTAGTATCAACGCTGGTATTTTCCTCAACCCCTACGCTTTGTGGCACTTCAAGCGCTTGTGCTCCCGCCGCGTCTTCGCCCACTGCTTGTTCGCTGTCAATTTCTTCCGCTAAACTGTCGGGATATGTCGTCGTGGTATGTATATCTATCACAACTTCCGCTTTAGTCGCTTCGTTATCATGCACTTTGAGACGCTTCTCCTTCACCTCGCGTTTCTTCTCTTTCTCCACATGCACTTCGTGAAATTCTTGATATTCCTTCTGTCTTGCCTTCTGATGTGCACGACCGAATCTCTTGATTGAGTCGTAAATTTCTTCAGTAGTTACAACTTCCTCACGTTGTTGCTTTAATTTGCACTTGTTAGTCGCGTTTTCTAGTAGGTGTGTCGCCTTACCGGTGCTGGAGTTGTTGGCGCTTGTGCTGTTGCTGCTTGTTTGCCCAATCTCCGCACGTCTGCAACACTCGTGCAGTTCACCTTTGCGTACGTTGTAGGAAGATCTCAGCTTCGCATCGATAGACTCGGACACTTTTAGACTCTGCCCTATACTCACATCCGGCAGACTATGATATTGATTATCACTCGGCTGTGTGGCGTACGACGGTGTGGACGTAAGTGTGTCGACAACGCTTGTTGACTGATGCTTCTTCAGTGACGTAAGTGGGTAATCAATTGGTGGTAAAGCTGAGCTGGCGTTTGACTCTAAACCACAGCCACGTGGCTGGACTACCGCTTCGTTGTTGTTGACACCTAAGTTGACGGTTGTAGTAGCGTCGTTGTAGCGCTTCCACTTACGCTTCTCGACCACTGACAGGATTTTCGGTTTACTTGCTGCACTGGATGTAATGCCCACCGTGGGTTGTGTGGCTAAGCAAGCGCCGCCTGTGGCAGGTTTAACTATACCTGTAGTCGTTGCCGGTGCGCCGGTTGCGGCTGTCACTAAAGCTTTAGCAGTCGTTGTAGTTGTCGTTATTGACGTTGACGTAGCTTCACTAGGATTTGTAACACCGCACGGTACGGACGTATGACCCACTTTCAATATCTGTGTATACAATGTCGTTGAGTCGCGCGTTGCACACTGCTGCTCCTCGTCTAATATGTGCGCCGTTAGCGGTATCTTTTCAATTTTCGTATTTACTGTTTTCACTATACTAACTAATTGCTTTTCCTTCGCCGTTTGCGTGGCAATTTCCGCCGTATCCGTCTCTGTCAATATGGTCGCCGTGCAGCCAACACCAACTGCGGGCTGCTCCGTATCAAATTCCCTGCGCTCACTGGCACTAAACGGTTGCTTGTTGTGCGGTTCGTAGATTATATCTTCGATGGAGAAGTGCAGCAATGTCGCCGTTTCGCCAGTGTCCTCTGCGAGTTGTGCCGTTACTTGTGTTGTGCGCTCGTATGTCCCGCGGTGATTTTCGTCAATCAATGTACTTTCAGAACTCTCCTCGGACGACAGATAAACCGAGTCGTATGCAATGAGTTTCTCGAGATTTTCGCTTAAGGCGCGCGTACGTTTTAACACGCCATTAATGGGTTCGTGCTCGTTTGATTTTGCAACGCTTTCCGCTACGACCGCTAGGCAATCAGTTGCGTCAGCTGACTGTTCGTTGCAATTAAAACTGCTATCCTCGTGTTCGTCCTCTTCGTCTTCAGTGGTCTCCAAGCGTGTGCGTGTCGTTGTCGTGAGACTTATGAGCTCATAACTGTCCTCATCCGCTTCGAGTGCTGCGGTTTTCTTATAAATCTTTTCAATCTTCTTCAAATCGTACTCCTGCTCGGACAGTGACGGACTATCCGTCTGATCGTCCGAGTTGCTGGTTGTTGTCTCAGGAAATGCGCTACTCTGACTATTCTCCTGATAGGAATCGGTTGCGTTTTGTAGCTTCTGCTGTGCGGCACTCAATACGCGCTGCTGCCGTCGCGACTGGTATATGCGTGGTTTCTCGCTCGCCAAAAAGCTGACCGCCTCTTCGAGCGCTTCAAAGtccagctgctgctgctgtagtTCGTGACTCTGATGTAGcgagtttttaaaataatcgGAGTTCAAACTCTCCAAATCGCTTTTCTCATTATGCCAAGGGTGTAATTGTTCAACAAGTCCCAATGTCAGCGCATCCAAGCGCTTCAGATTATCATAATAGTCGTCCGCCTCACGTGACTGCGGTTGCGCCGCCTGCTGTACAGCTGTTGTTGGGCTTTGTGGGTGTGCGcccggctgttgttgttgctgctgctgtgtgcTTTGGTATTGAAGGTTGTCGTGATTGTTGttgccgccaccgccgccgccgctgccacTACCACTGCCACTGCCGCTCGCGtgatgatggtgatgatgacGGTGTAGGTGTGTATGAGcgcgctgctgctgttgcaactCCCCCGCGTCTCTGCTGCCGGCGTTGATGCTATTGTTGCGCTGCACCTTCTGTTCGACGGCGCTTAGTGCCTCATAGTCGAGCTCCTCACATACGTTCGtattgctgctgccgctgccgccgctACCGTGATGATGGTGGTGATGATGATGCTTGCTGGCGCCGCCGCCGCAGATTAATCTGTGGGGAAAACGTCACAATTAGTGATGACAGTAATTGCTCTTGTGATTGTTATTATTTCGCATTTCTTTGAGCGCATTGTGCAAGTCATTATGGCAagtgtgttagtgtgtgtgtgtatgtgtgttagtgcTTCTAGTTTAGCGCAAACTGCAATGAAAATGAATAGGGGCGCTTAGACAATAGACAAGTAAGTGTGTTGGCAAAAATATCGTAAAGTAACAGACAATTAAACGCTGCCGTAAACACTGCTTGTGAAACGACGCTTTTGAGATTTGCGTGTGGACCGCTTTTACTCGTACATCTCCGTGTTTttaactataatatttttttgaaatcattCAACGCTTGACTAAATCGCACATTAAGACAGCAGTGGGGGAGTGGGCATTGGCGCTGCGCATTGTTCGTTCGTGCCCGTTTGGGGTATGAATGCACGCAACGAAGGTGAAACTATGTTACGTTTCAGTCGTTTTTAAGAACTTGCGATTTATaggttttcttattatttctcATTATTGTGTTgctataaaatacataattgcACTCTATTAAGGCTTTCAATAGAACAATTTATAATACAACGTTTAGAGGCGTAACTAAAGCTAAAATGATTGATGCTGCAGTTTTTCTAGTaattacagcaaaaaaaaacaagaaaaagcattaTCCAGTCATTCCACAGCAATAGCACACTCAATCCCCTTCTTAatctgaatgcaacagcacacTGTAAGACAATCAGGTCAAGGGGGGATGCATCTAACAAAACCTGCAaagcatccgttgagacggtgagACGTACGGGCAAACAGGCAACCATCATACAACGGTGAGAAGAGTTTTTGGCACCCTAAGACTATCGTGGCTACTTCCCACCACACAGCGGCTCCATaagtggcacaggccacaaacaagccactaTATATGGTGCGAACAACTCGACATCCGAGACCCCAAAATACGTCGTACTTTGCCTACGGTTGCTTGtagtcgctccttcacattcACCAAGTGTGGAGTGAAAAAGTTAGCCCTTAAGCAACATTGTCAGTTCTTTTTCCATTGATATGTTCAACCCCACACCTAAGCTCcaaatgtttacaatttctaaaaattgcccTCCCTCCCGCTCTATCTCAGACCgcgagcgaccttcaaccaaAAGAAGAAGACTCACAAAACTTACAGAGTAGCTCAAGCTGCCCAAGTAGAGAGTCCATCATGTGATTCCAGATATATGAACCACAGATGAAGCCCTGTAGGTAGACACGAACCACTCCGATCTCCACATTGTATTTATGCCGATTAGAaaggcctttctgtccgaaaagtaactccgccaaagagtaatttccggacagccaagctcctctAGTCGTTGCACCACTCTATCACAGCttctgaagccgttccaccataaTTCATTTCCGACTCGCGTAGAAAGTAACCCTCCGagacgcacttattataaatggcctacaggtattccggaatgagCTTCCACAAGCTTTTGCATATCTCTCTCTGTTCAAACTATCAAAACCTGGTGACCGGTTAGACTTAAGaaggccaaaggcgtaccccaacttCCCATCATCTAATGAAGGGTCAGGTGCCTCTTATGCTTGAGTTACCTGCACTTCCGAACTGGGAAAGAACGCACCCAACTGAAACCCCGCACATTCTCTtcacgacgataacagagtgtcaccggCGCGAAGAGAGATGATATCCTCCCTTTTACGACCCCGACAGGTCGTAGACCTGACCCCTGCGCTCGTTTGTATTCTTCCTAAGGAAACTCTTGGGTTTTGccccacgataatgcaccgatCTGAATCTGGAAAATCATTCCGATCTGAGGAGTGTCAAGATCTTGATGACAATTACATCAGAATtacgtatatacttgtatatcaaaatcatttttggtattatttaTATATCCTACTTTGCTTTAATAATACATCAACTTCAATAAGATAATTTTGATAGTTCTTTAAACCGAAAATTCTTTAGATTGAAAGTTCGTAGTATTGGACAACCACTGTATATTACTTTCATAACACCGTTCAGCATTTGGTTCATAACTCATcctaatttttgattttggtgaatgctatttcactttaatattccTTGTCTTCCTGGGCTTCCAAAAAGcctttgcaataaaaatattttttttttcattattgtctACTTTCTCTTGTTGAAAACCACTAAACACTTAAAAGCGAAAACCgtgaaattagtaaaaattttaccatACACAATCCGAGCTTGAGAAAATTTAGTTGCATCCACTACCAAAACAAAACTGAAAGCCCCGTGCACTTGTCAGTTTTATAGTATGAACTATGAACTATATACATGCTTTCCGATATTCGGTTTCCTGCGGTGAGTTAAAGAATTGcccataaaatacataaattttgaacagAAGTGCCTGGGGCCTACATTGATACATttccacatgtatgtatatagaaatatatgtatgtatatgcgccaCAACACTgcgcacatttttttttacacataaatACTTGTGCGTGTATGCTTTGTGTAAGCTCATTTTTCTGCACAGACGCCACCGTTCTGACCACATGCCTTGTTCGATGCCAATGAAATGACCTAGAAAATGCCTCAAGCAAACATAATTCGGACGCCTGATGTCAACCGTAATACgcaaaataaaaaggattgCTCGATAAAATACTGCATCCGGTGTAAtttcactttgttgttgtatgaaaaatatgGTACTGAGCATTGCTGCGGTTGCAATGACATTCAAGTGCCAACATTTATTtgttgtatatactatatacttatgcatgtatatattttaatatatgtgtTTAAACAGCAGTTGGAACAATGCAAATTCATAAATACGTGAATGTATGGTAATCATAAACTATTATTGCCTGTGgcagatttaaattttatgacatttttatttatttttcatgagAGGTAATTATTGTCGAACCAAAGGTAATGCCTATGTATGACTGTTTCAGACAATAATATCGGTTAGGTTAAtgtggtaggccaataagccacacaTGGACCTGTTTCGaacctttgcgataccagatggagttcagttactaagTCCATGAGGAGTGgtcatcctttaggataccTACGCTAGACGCGAATTTCAACAAGCTCTGTGTCCTCACTATCCATGTCTCATACAGTGTGTCATGTCGTGGGACCCTAGATGCTTGCAGCGTAGTTCTGCCAGtgtgggacaagtgcacaagatatGCTCCATTTTTTCCCTGGTGCTTTGCTCTAGACTCTTTACTCAATTAGTTTAGTTTGGATTATTTTGAACTGACTACGTTAATTTGGGGTGTACCGAAGCTTTAATGCCGATCTCAAACGCAAAGGTGATATCTTGTCATATGAAAAAGTTATCCATACAGTCACTTgtttctgatcgttcagtttgtatggtagctatgtatatgctgcagtgatccgatatcggcggttccgacaaatgagtagcttcatGAGGGGGAAAAGCACGTTAGATCGATAtctaaaaactgagagactaagCAGACAGGCAGACAGACTGATAAGGCGAAATGGACTCAGCTCGTCAAgctgattatttatatgttGGGTCGTTCACTAAGTGATTTCGTTTGAGTACTACAGCTGATCTTATTGGATTGGATCGCAACCCACTTCACACTTAACCATTttcaataaacatataaaagtcTTTGCAAGCATGGAGTTAATCtcaaaattcatgaaaatgtgTATTGTTCGCTTCGCTTCATCCGTGAAAGGGCTCATTAGTCCTCTTCTTCAGCAACTCCTCCCCATCTCCATATCCTTCGTGGGTATATGAACAAAAACCCACCAAGGGTAGCCTCTACCACGCAGTGATCTAAGCCTTTAGGAATGCAGTTGAAGGAGGTGAGAATTTCAAAGTATCCTTGCTCAGACTCCTTCATATGCCCCGCTTGCCTGAACTATAAGCTTAGTCTAGTCTTTTCGATAACGTCTCTAAGTTTTGGTTTTGAAACTAGGACCTGTTGAATGGCAAAATCAGATATTGCTTTTGAAATCGCAATAATCTTCTTTCGTTAAAGAGGAAGGTGCGGCGTTTGATGATTCATTGGAGTAATTATACTTCCTTCGGATCCCAATGTTTCAATAGAATGATATACAGATCTAATCGAAAGCTTTGCTTATTTACTCCTTatactaattttatttactgAGATTCTGTTTATTTTAAATCTCCAGATAGAAATGACAGATGATGCTTCTTCTatcttttaaatgtttttagttCTTGTGTTTCTAGAACCATAAAAGTTTCGAAGCATGCTGACTAGGAAGCAGTTTTTAGCTGGATATGAGTGCTAGTCCGTTCCTATTGTAGATTCGGCTGACTTGGGAATTTTTCACATCAGCGCCCTAAAAGCGATATTAATTTGTTACTCTTAGGTAATCACTTCGGATCTCTTGAATAAATATGTCAGTAAAGATATGTTATCTAATAAGTATCCAATAGTCCCTAGCTTTAGTTGTTGCTTCACGAAGCAGGTCCGATGCTGACTTCCTGTTAACATTGTCcgtgaaaaaagttataaatgaTTGTCAAATAGATCAAAATTTTGTGTATCAAAACTGAAGCTTTAACTAATGAAACGCTTtctgaaattttctaaaaaatgtttctttaaaacgaaaaattagatacacatacatatg
This genomic stretch from Bactrocera dorsalis isolate Fly_Bdor chromosome 5, ASM2337382v1, whole genome shotgun sequence harbors:
- the LOC115066228 gene encoding protein javelin, which codes for MYICISILIFIGEIKFFLNLRTVFAVQTNFSLSFSTFIYFYRSAEGNYHTAHANNSQLLHPPHLHHSSGNSGGAGNNNLVKTPTATPAAATLQGFDFGSESCSLRRSRSLAVIREETFSDLQITTANNSRRSQLIPRARIVNRGFIRERERLICGGGASKHHHHHHHHGSGGSGSSNTNVCEELDYEALSAVEQKVQRNNSINAGSRDAGELQQQQRAHTHLHRHHHHHHASGSGSGSGSGGGGGGNNNHDNLQYQSTQQQQQQQPGAHPQSPTTAVQQAAQPQSREADDYYDNLKRLDALTLGLVEQLHPWHNEKSDLESLNSDYFKNSLHQSHELQQQQLDFEALEEAVSFLASEKPRIYQSRRQQRVLSAAQQKLQNATDSYQENSQSSAFPETTTSNSDDQTDSPSLSEQEYDLKKIEKIYKKTAALEADEDSYELISLTTTTRTRLETTEDEEDEHEDSSFNCNEQSADATDCLAVVAESVAKSNEHEPINGVLKRTRALSENLEKLIAYDSVYLSSEESSESTLIDENHRGTYERTTQVTAQLAEDTGETATLLHFSIEDIIYEPHNKQPFSASERREFDTEQPAVGVGCTATILTETDTAEIATQTAKEKQLVSIVKTVNTKIEKIPLTAHILDEEQQCATRDSTTLYTQILKVGHTSVPCGVTNPSEATSTSITTTTTTAKALVTAATGAPATTTGIVKPATGGACLATQPTVGITSSAASKPKILSVVEKRKWKRYNDATTTVNLGVNNNEAVVQPRGCGLESNASSALPPIDYPLTSLKKHQSTSVVDTLTSTPSYATQPSDNQYHSLPDVSIGQSLKVSESIDAKLRSSYNVRKGELHECCRRAEIGQTSSNSTSANNSSTGKATHLLENATNKCKLKQQREEVVTTEEIYDSIKRFGRAHQKARQKEYQEFHEVHVEKEKKREVKEKRLKVHDNEATKAEVVIDIHTTTTYPDSLAEEIDSEQAVGEDAAGAQALEVPQSVGVEENTSVDTNVADDTDSNITVNSSLDTSASEYQEQPKDAPDVEVENFSKLIERRAKEIKEKACKHTLCEGDVKRTKYSTPVQRIETQHRELYTQQADDYHVSAVTSQFRIIVTDAQDNIIEEDAIENDDSLNSADQAEFSPSNKPAYQKLNLATDVTTKRQEKKEKSTKDKTTIVSTHTRVASLKRVPSKPKRQQHHIAQHHHCCQQQHNKVKSNNSNNIQASAWRSQNASDTTNAPSNGNVNSSDSGNGSGSIHRRHDSNNYCELSIKSKEHRVLSTQIYKARPIKVLTANDSFRRRSTEGAVTAAGSKMSRPQILHVVDNKRRADILGNVKNVRNNNNSNNNFTKAKRTEEDGKVESEYLKKVDAVRNYWAKLAKEGDEQATECMILDKQVGGVREDEAKERTSELADYQTPKYANKQENVNEQTKMKLEAAAQQSQQPQKPQPEPRHFILGPQAHAPIQTQSQGTYSHHQLAKPLKPSANQDEFCSFMPSIEIVELEGDKKATIVSTVPPDSEDAAALANDANGEPQFDHIRYKVLKSQQLLRSNMVPRSKKEAQFDGLIQYLQEYSFQELLANNNVVIVEPVRTKIERPLAIAAAAANMANTKKPARKSNECSGNAAATNQALDNGDDSKLEQKPKEPLPNGGLSNVRITKPKEKVSKDIGEAGERAGAGGGGIKRHFFYQPVRVNRELYEEELPNPDVVRNVRRFFEENVLPTPRGGMQLLHRPPPEEDTFVERSAATQLPSPRARRTRKYRYLTIDTSYGHMPPQHQSHQSQQQQPLSKQQPQTQLANKNGSPTARKWDTASLSSGISSGDLSSPCECNEMDATCVEKPEAVNEEVLKGVHVQAVVQRHNNRNMRHTATEPSDANVSSGVHDCNGLLQLRPRPRPRSCTVRGNEDVTYRISDIYEQHASQQQQRNFTRDDKNSRLTTETATDDEDADDEDLDDEVYESHYVSNDVLEKIRECGSTITYYGGRVLQSTSPDPMQTGNNNNSYNNNTQANTANTNTMTLTRRRVRQIESSNACEPPKDLADQQATTQKFPQQSNESHDKNNGVTKEALPAADDGNRDNSLAHFGIKFKLVKSNSCSSRLELAGTGVEIVETGADETEVVKKMVHRFESGKTRRDAGRGEEPLTINNQTPAKRLLDCAQTTTGVVGDVKQVTVNNHINVPMTTYTLEAPTPNVRRDDIKYTHEDKEKTYQSSAMDIRLSHVDQRKPQAPTAGDGLDGGDGTLRVWRNKNVDLAYTMAQKQQQQQTLTAGETATNANRKATQSEPSQFAKQTVSSTNPAASKRFLESNTPLKSHNDDTFNGIREEYGEFQEKINLRSVESKQQQAWNGNDSPSNETLHTLSTQVEPLRALQATTTPILAPRSNQRPAQIVVPVEIHRVDQQTPEPHGRASVASSRGSSVTTVITTNTTALLDKSVVRHYVANDKSLFEKRKYDDIEFEEFEVYDPTKDFEKLIENEKRREEAKREGQSQPPQQQEQQAEQQPVYSDLSTTISLNGANDAAMRYDEDEDEEDDGRKSKLGSECYDYDSLEDKL